Proteins found in one Anopheles aquasalis chromosome 3, idAnoAquaMG_Q_19, whole genome shotgun sequence genomic segment:
- the LOC126576310 gene encoding sulfhydryl oxidase 1 — protein sequence MVRNTVVLCMRRPSGSCTLLLLLLVATVVDVGPRLAPVHGGLARHGRGGGGGGGLRDKLSIYEQRRFARQIEEQENSGLYDSSDSVISLTAANLKERVYNQPHASLVEFYNSYCGFCRRFAPIWKQLAADILGWQTLVKVTALDCSREENNAICREYEVMAYPTIRFFAPHYTDGEQKIGEPLKEHDGPRILDRLVEFMARVENKPASWPNLTTINQTTDDKASLFAEGAGTANAQPRYVYLINEKDANSTIGLQVVLDFHDTPGVAVFRVHDPATDTNNLSVIDGSSLSLIRLPIDEFSREKVREAIRAHLRQHHIIVTDVTTKSTTTKAGGQGGDGQPSEQSISALMEQKQEQAIRAKVKELGAGVVYQADLEEAIRFALFREVARFKTIDGERLAALRHFLDVLVRYFPFNDNGRRFLTELRQYVLNAGETSLDGQAFVERAKTLEKERSPVFASNHWIGCSGSKEGLRRYPCGLWTLFHYLAVQAAENDRATNAQEVLEAMHGYIKHFFGCTECSQHFQQMADKNRIWQVATKEDAILWLWSSHNEVNKRLAGDATEDPEHPKVQFPPVSDCPQCRKKILTNHHNHKQYTMEDGNEWDLSEVLRYLQHMYAYERRNLFGLHDSSLAPKAEREGGKEGAAAAAAAAQTSYHSYGNVLSDIDIRFSALLYITCIVMIVIAIKMVVKRGYRKKLYPHDILGKV from the exons ATGGTTCGGAACACCGTCGTCTTGTGCATGAGACGACCATCGGGATCGTGcaccctgttgctgctgttgctggtggcaacCGTGGTCGATGTCGGTCCCCGGTTGGCCCCGGTACACGGTGGACTAGCAAGAcacggacgaggaggaggtggaggaggagggctACGAGATAAGCTTAGCATCTACGAGCAGCGCCGATTCGCACGCCAGATCGAGGAACAGGAAAACAGCGGTCTGTACGATTCCAGCGATTCCGTTATCTCGCTGACGGCGGCCAACCTGAAGGAGCGGGTGTACAACCAACCGCACGCCTCGCTGGTCGAGTTCTACAACTCGTACTGTGGCTTCTGCCGCCGTTTCGCCCCGATCTGGAAGCAGCTGGCCGCGGACATTCTCGGCTGGCAGACGCTGGTCAAGGTAACGGCGCTCGATTGTTCCCGCGAGGAGAACAATGCCATCTGCCGGGAGTACGAAGTGATGGCCTATCCGACGATCCGGTTCTTTGCTCCACACTACACCGATGGAGAGCAGAAAATCG GGGAACCACTGAAGGAACACGATGGACCGCGCATCCTCGATCGGTTGGTAGAGTTTATGGCGCGCGTCGAGAACAAACCGGCCAGCTGGCCGAACCTAACCACCATCAATCAGACGACGGACGATAAGGCGAGCCTGTTCGCCGAAGGAGCGGGCACAGCAAACGCTCAGCCCCGGTACGTTTATCTCATCAACGAGAAGGATGCCAACAGTACGATCGGACTGCAGGTGGTACTGGACTTTCATGATACGCCCGGTGTGGCCGTGTTTCGGGTGCACGATCCGGCCACCGACACCAACAACCTCTCCGTGATCGATGGCAGCTCACTGAGCCTGATACGGCTTCCGATCGATGAGTTTTCGCGCGAGAAGGTACGGGAAGCGATCAGAGCACATCTCCGGCAGCATCACATCATCGTAACGGACGTTACGACCAAATCGACGACCACGAAGGCCGGTGGCCAGGGAGGTGATGGACAGCCAAGCGAACAGAGCATCTCGGCGCTGATGGAACAAAAGCAAGAACAGGCCATCAGGGCGAAAGTGAAGGAACTGGGTGCGGGCGTCGTGTATCAGGCGGATCTTGAGGAAGCGATACGGTTTGCCCTGTTCCGTGAGGTGGCCCGCTTTAAGACGATCGACGGTGAACGGTTGGCAGCTTTACGCCACTTTCTGGACGTTCTGGTTCGCTATTTTCCCTTCAACGATAATGGACGGCGCTTCTTGACGGAACTGCGCCAGTATGTGCTGAATGCCGGTGAGACAAGTCTCGACGGGCAGGCATTCGTAGAGCGTGCCAAAACGCTCGAGAAGGAACGATCACCGGTGTTCGCTTCGAACCACTGGATCGGTTGCTCGGGCTCGAAGGAAGGCCTTCGCCGGTATCCTTGTGGCCTGTGGACGCTTTTTCACTATCTGGCCGTACAGGCAGCTGAAAACGACCGGGCAACGAACGCACAAGAGGTTCTGGAAGCGATGCACGGGTACATTAAGCACTTTTTCGGCTGTACCGAGTGCTCACAGCATTTCCAGCAGATGGCCGACAAGAATCGCATCTGGCAGGTGGCGACGAAGGAGGATGCCATCCTGTGGCTATGGTCGAGCCACAACGAGGTGAACAAACGGTTGGCGGGCGATGCGACGGAAGATCCGGAGCACCCAAAGGTCCAGTTCCCGCCCGTGAGCGACTGTCCGCAGTGTCGCAAGAAGATcctcaccaaccaccacaaccacaagcAGTACACGATGGAGGACGGTAATGAGTGGGATCTGTCGGAGGTGCTGCGCTATCTGCAGCACATGTACGCGTACGAGCGAAGGAATCTGTTCGGGCTGCACGATAGCAGCCTAGCGCCGAAAGCggagcgagagggagggaaggaaggggcagcagcagcggctgccgcCGCTCAAACCAGCTACCACTCGTACGGTAACGTGCTCAGCGATATCGACATCCGCTTCAGTGCGCTCCTGTACATCACCTGCATCGTCATGATCGTTATCGCGATCAAGATGGTCGTCAAGCGAGGCTATCGGAAGAAACTGTATCCACACGATATACTCGGCAAGGTGTAG